GCCAGTTTGTGCATGACCTCGGAGAGATCCTCCACCGGACGGTACTTGTCGATATAGCCGCGGGCCCCCGCCTCGTACGCCCGGCGCAGCCCGCGCGGCCGGTCGCTGCGGGTGAGGACCGCCAGCGGACAGCATCTGCCGTGCGGTTCGGCCAGGGATCTCACCTCCTCCAGGACGTCCAGCGCGTCCGGACAGTCGAGGTCGGTGAGGAGCACATCCGGCCCCGGGACCGGTCCTGCGCCGACGAGTGCCGAACGTATCGCGCCCCGGTCGGCGGTCCGTACGTCTATTCCCTGCCCCGAGCCGAGCAGGGAGGCGAGCGAAGCGCGCCACAGGGGCACGGTGTGGACCAGCAGAACGGTTGTCATCAAGCTGCCCTCGGCATTTCTCTCCTGGCGCGCGCACTACAGGCGTATCGCAGAATGCGATGGTGTGTGCGCGTCGGGTGACGGGTCTCCAGTGGAGCGCATGAGCATTCGGGTACGCCGACGAATTGGCGGATTCCCGTGCCTGATGGGCGCGGATGGGGGCGTTCGGGGGTACATCGGGAGCGCACGGAGTGTCGGACTGGCCGGAACCGGCTCCCCGGGGTCCGGCGCGGGGGGACGGAAAGGTGCGGTTTCCAGCCGGAATTCGGACTGCTTTCCGGCCAGATCCACCGGGCCCCTGGCCCTCCAAGGGCCTCAGTTGAGCAGCGCCCGCGCCGCCTGCGCCTTCCGCCGGATCGTCTCGGCCGTCGTCGGTTCGATGGCGTCGAGGACCTCCGCGTACTCCTCCATCTCCGACGCCCCGCGCTGGAACTCCCCGCGCTGGACCAGGAGCTGGGCCCGCTCGTAGCGCAGCCGGGCCGGGCGCGAGGGCAGGAGGAGCGAGAGCTCCACCGCCCAGAGGGCCACATCCGTTCGCTCGGGGCGGGCGGCCGCCCAGGCCCTGATGTTGTTCAGGATCCGCAGCACGGTCTCCAGCGGCCGCGCGGGCGTCAGCATGGACGGCTCAAGCCGCGACCCGGTCGCCGCGGTGACCAGGAGGTCGGCGTCGTCACCGGTCAGTGGCGCGCCCCCGGTGAACGGATCGACGAGCACCGGCTGCTCCGGGTCGCCGAAGCCGACGACGAAGTGGCCGGGCAGCGCCACCCCGTAGACCGGGGCGCCGGCCCGCCGGGCGACCTCGATCCAGACCACCGAGAGCAGGATCGGCAGCCCCCGGCGGCGCCGCAGAACCTGCTGGAGAAGCGAGGACTCCAGCCGCTGGTAGTCGCCCGATGAGCCGCCGAACTCGAACCGCCCGCCCAGCAGTTCCGCCAGCGCGGAGGCCCAGCCGGCGGGGGAGCGGGAGCCGTACGGCAGCAGCCCGGCGAGCCGGTCCAGTTCGATCTGGGCCGCGTCGATCCCGTACGGGTCGGGGGAGGTGTGGTCCGGATCGACCGGGCGGGGCTCCTCCGGGCCGACCGGGCCTGCCTCCGCGCCCAGCAGCAGACAGAGCAGCGCCAGATCCGGCCGCTCCGACCGGGCCTCCTCGGCGAACTGCCGCCGGCGGTCGGCCGTACCGGAATCCTGCGCGCTCATATGCGACCCATGCCCCTGCTCGTCCCTGCTGCTGGCTGCCCCCGCCCGGCCAGGGGGGTCTGCGGTCCCCGCTATGCGGGCCGGAAGTGGTGGTAGCGGTGGTGCGCCGCGAAGCCCATGCCGTCGTACAGCGCCCGCGCCCCTCCATTGTCCTCCTCCACCTGGAGCCAGGCGGCCGAGGCGCCCTCGTCCAGGGCCCGCCGGGCCAGTGCCGCCATCACGGACGTGGCCAGCCCGCGCCGCCGGTGCTCGGGGGCGACCTCGACGGCCATGAACCCCGCCCAGCGCCCGTCCACGACACACCGGCCGATCGCCGCGGGAGCATCCCCACCGGCCTCCCCGCCGCCCGCCACCGTGGCGAACCAGACCGAGGGCCCGCTGCCCAGCACCCGCAGCACATGCGGGCCGGGGGTGGAGAACCGCTGGTAGCGCGCGAGCCACGCCTCGTCCGGCGTGCGGCTCAGCCGTACCGCCGACACCTCCGCGTCCAGGTCACCGACCGGCGCCAGCGCGGCGATCCGTACCTCCGCGGTGACCTCGCGCCGCCACCCGTGCCGCTCCAGCTCCGCGCAGAGGGCCTCCTGCGTTCCCCCGGCCCCGGTCGCCGTCTGGATGTACGGGGGCAGGCCCCGCTCCTCGTACCAGCTCTCGACCCGCCCGAACGCCTCGCCGAGCGGCATCCCCGGATCGCCGAGCGGCAGCGCGGAGTTGGCACGCCGGGTGAATCCCCCGGCGGCGCGCAGCCGCCACTCGCCCAGGGGCTCGCTCTCCACCGGCTGCCAGGCCCGCGCGGTGACGGCGGCCAGCTCCTGGAAGGAGGCGGCCGGACCCCGCCGACGGGCCGGGGCGGCCGGGACGACCTTGCCCGCGACCAGGGAGGATTCCGCGATGTGGACGGACTCCCCGCTCTTTCGTGTGATCGCGACCACACCCTCGTCCCATGATGTGAGAACGCCGACCGTGTCGGTGAACTCCGCGCCCGCGCCGGCCTTCTCGGTACGCCGCCGGACGGAGACGCGTTTGCCCACGTCAGCCGGTGTGATGCGGACTTCCAGCCGTCCGCCCATGGTGAATTCCACAGCTCTGTCCGCCCCTCCTGTTCGGATCGTGCCCGAGAACGGAGATACTAGGGGCGGGCATCGACGACGCCGCGCTCCCGCGCGAGAGCCAACGCCCTACCGAGGAGGAACGACAGCGTGACCTACGTCATCGCGCAGCCTTGTGTCGACGTGAAGGACAAGGCCTGCATCGAAGAGTGCCCCGTCGACTGCATCTACGAGGGCCAGCGGTCCTTGTACATCCACCCGGACGAATGCGTCGACTGCGGAGCCTGTGAGCCGGTCTGCCCGGTCGAGGCGATCTTCTACGAGGACGACACCCCGGAGGAGTGGAAGGACTACTACAAGGCGAACGTCGAGTTCTTCGACGACCTCGGCTCGCCGGGCGGTGCCTCCAAGCTGGGCCTCATCGAGCGTGACCACCCGTTCGTCGCAGGACTGCCGCCGCAGAACGCGTAACCACCGGCACCATGTGCGCAGCCCGGTCCCGTACGGCTTGTCACCGTGCGGGACCGAGGCGTTTCCCCGTACGGCCGTCAACGGCCCGAGCCCCCGAGCAACCCGAGAAAGCAGAGTCCCGTGTCCGCAGTCTCCTCCCGCCTCCCGGTCTTCCCCTGGGACAGGCTCACGCCGTACAAGACGACGGCGCAGGCCCACCCGGACGGCATCGTGGACCTCTCCGTCGGTACGCCGGTCGACCCGGTGCCCGAGGTGATCCGGCAGGCGCTCGTCGCCGCCGCCGACAGCCCCGGCTATCCGACGGTGTGGGGGACCGAGGCCCTGCGCGACGCGCTCACCGGCTGGGTGGAGCGGCGGCTCGGCGCGACCGGTGTGACCCACGCCAACGTGCTGCCGGTCGTCGGTTCCAAGGAGCTGGTGGCCTGGCTGCCGACGCAGCTCGGCCTCGGCGCGGGCGACAGGGTCGCCTACCCGCGGCTCGCCTACCCGACGTACGAGGTCGGCGCCCGGCTCTGCGGCGCCGAGCCCGTCGTCTACGACGACCCGACCGAGCTGGACCCGGCCGGGCTGAAGCTGCTCTGGCTCAACTCGCCCTCCAACCCCACCGGGAAGGTGCTGGCCAAGGACGAGCTGGTCCGGATCGTCGCCTGGGCGCGGGAGCACGGTGTGCTGGTCTTCAGCGACGAGTGCTACCTGGAGCTGGGCTGGGAGGCCGAGCCGGTCTCCGTCCTCCACCCGGACGTCTGCGGCGGCCACTACGAGCGGATCGTCGCCGTCCACTCGCTCTCCAAGCGCTCCAACCTGGCCGGCTACCGCGCCGCCTTCATCGCGGGCGACGCGGCCGTCCTCGGCGAGCTGCTGCTGATCCGCAAGCACGGCGGGATGATGACGCCCGCCCCCGTCCAGGCCGCCGCCGTCGCCGCCCTCGGCGACGACGTGCACGTGGCCGAGCAGCGCGCCCGGTACGCCGACCGCCGCCTGGCCCTGCGCGCCGCCCTGGAGGCGCACGGCTTCCGGATCGAGCACAGCGAGGCGAGCCTCTACCTCTGGGCGACCCGCGACGAGCCGTGCTGGGAGACCGTGGCGTACCTCGCGCAGCTGGGCATCCTGGTCGCGCCCGGCGACTTCTACGGCCCGGCGGGCGAGAACTTCGTCCGGGTGGCGTTCACCGCGACCGACGAGCGGGTGGCGGCGGCGGTCAAGCGGCTGTCCTGACCCGGTGCGTACGGGGCGTGCCCTGATGTGAGGCGCACGTACGAGAGGGGCCCGGGGAGTGCGCACCCCCCGGGCCCCTCTCGCATGTTCGTACGTCGGCGGGTCAGCCGATCGGCAGGCCACCCAGCGGCAGCGCGTCGGTGGGCAGGCCGCCCGCGAGCGCGTCGGTCGGCAGGCCGCCACCGGCGGCACCGGCGATGCCGCCGACGGCCTCGCCCGCGCTGCCCGCGGTCTGACCGGCGGTGTCCTGGACGGCCGGGGCGGCCACCTTGGCGGTCTGGCCCGCGGTCTTGCCCGCGGCGGGCAGGGCGGTGCCGACGAGGCGGCCGCCGGTGTCACCGGCGGCCTGGGTGCCCTGCCGGGCGGCGCTGTCCACGGTGTTGCCGAGACCGGCACCGTCCAGCGCGGTCAGACCGCCGAGGTCCGGGGTCTGCGGGAGCTCTGCGGCGCTCGCGGCGCCGGCCGCACCGACCACGGGGGCCGCACCCGCGGCGATCAGCAGCGCGGTACGAGCGATCCGACGGGTCAGGGGGAGGGACATGGTGCTCCTTCGACGGGATGGTCAGTGATTCGGTCCGGTGAGCCGGACGCACTGAACAACAGGGCCGAGGGGAGGGAAAGTTGCGGCGGGCAGAGGTAAAAGCTGAGCAACGCGTCCGATAATCCGCAGTGGAGGAACCCGGGCAAACGATCCATTCCGAAACCGTTCGATGAACCGTCACTTCCCTTGGGCTGCAAGGGAATCGGTGCGGGATGAACGGACCGTCGAAGAGGGGGTCCAGGGGGCCTCGGGCGGCCGCCTCAAGGGACCGTACGGGTGATGGATCGTACTACTGAGCGACCCGGATTCCGACGGCCCTCGTGTCCGGTTCCTCGCCCTTCGTACGTTCCGTCCGCCAGCCGGAACCGGCCTCCCAGACCCGGCCGGCGAAGCTCACCCGGTCGACCCGCAGCTCGTCGGAGTGCGCCACCGCCCAGTGCGCCAGCTCCCAGCCGCGCCGAGGGCCGCCCTCCGCCTTCGCCCGGGCCGTCGCCGGTACGGGCACCGAGACCGTGGCGGCCGCCGCGGCGCCCGCCGCCTTCGGGGCGGGCAGGACGTCCTTGCCGAAGACGCGGACCAGTTCGGCCCGCACCTGCGCCGCGTCCCCGGGTCCCTGGGCGGTCCTCTTCGACGGCGTGCAGTTCAGTGCGGCGGGCTCGCGCCCGGTCAGCGCGGCGGCCAGCAGTGCGGCGTCCGGCTCGTGCTTCGCGTACGCCTGCGGGAAACCGCTGCGCTGCACGCGCTGCGCGGCGACGGTCAGCGGGAGCCGCGAGTACCCCGGGACCTCGGCGAGGTGGTCGTAGAACTCCCCGGCCGAGTACACCGGGTCCATGATCTGCGCCACGGTGCCCCAGCCCTGCGAGGGCCGCTGCTGGAACAGGCCCACCGAGTCCCGGTCCCCGTGGTCGATGTTGCGGAGCGTGGACTCCTGGATCGCCGTCGCGATCGCGATGGTCACCGCCCGCTCCGGCATCCCGCGGGTGGTCCCCACGGCGGAGATCGTCGCCGCGTTGGCCGCCTGGTGCAGGCTCATCTCGTAGGTGTGGTCCCCCTCGGGGGCCCGGACCACGCAGCGCGGTGCGGACTCGGTGGTGGAGGAGTCGTACTGCACGGCCAGATAACCGCCCAGCGCGGCGAGCACGGCGAAGGCGGCCGCGTAGCGGAGAAGACGGCTGCGGCGACGGCGGGCGGGGCTGGCTGTCCGGGGCACGGGCCCCACCGTACTGGAGGGTACGGCCGGGGGCCGATATCCCGGCCCTCCGGGGCCGCGGCAGGGCCCCCACCCCGGTCCTCTAGGGTCGTGGCCATGTCCGACAGCACGCTTGACCTGACCCTGGACGGCCCGGCGCTCACCGCCCGGCTCGTCGACATCCCCTCGGTCAGCGGGGAGGAGAAGGCGCTCGCCGACGCGATCGAGACAGCGCTGCGCTCCCTGCCCCATCTGACCGTCGACCGCCACGGCAACAACGTCGTCGCCCGCACGAACCTCGGCCGCACCGAGCGTGTCGTCCTCGCCGGGCACATCGACACCGTGCCGATCGCCGACAACGTCCCCTCCCGCCTCGACGCGGACGGCGTCCTCTGGGGCTGCGGCACCACCGACATGAAGGCCGGAGTCGCCGTCCAGCTCAGGATCGCCGCGACGGTCCCCGAGCCCAACCGCGACCTCACCTTCATCTTCTACGACAACGAAGAGGTCGCCGCCGACCTCAACGGCCTCGGCCACATCGCCACCGCCCACCCCGACTGGCTCGCCGGAGACTTCGCCGTCCTCCTGGAGCCCTCCGACGGCGAGGTCGAGGGCGGCTGCCAGGGCACGCTCCGGGTCCACCTCCGTACGACAGGCGAGCGGGCCCACTCCGCGCGCAGCTGGATGGGGTCCAACGCCGTCCACGCGGCGGCCCCGGTCCTGGCGAAGCTGGCGGCGTACGAGCCCCGCCGCCCGGTCATCGACGGCCTCGAATACCACGAGGGGCTCAACGCCGTCGGCATCGAGGGCGGCGTCGCCACCAACGTCATCCCGGACGCCTGCACCGTCGTCGTCAACTACCGCTACGCCCCCGACCGCACCGAGGAGGAGGCCATCGCCCACGTCCGCGAGGTCTTCGCCGACTGCGGGGTCGCCGAGATGATCATCGACGACCACTCCGGCGCGGCCATGCCCGGCCTCTCCCACCCCGCCGCGAAGGCCTTCATGGCGGCGGTCGGCGGCACCGCCCGGCCCAAGTTCGGCTGGACGGACGTCTCCCGCTTCGGCGGCCTCGGCGTCCCCGCGGTGAACTACGGCCCCGGCGACCCGATGTACGCCCACAAGCGCGACGAGCACGTGGTGGTCGAGAAGATCACCCACTGCGAGGACCGCCTCCGCTCCTGGCTGACGTCCTGATCCTCTGACCGCCCGACGCACGGCATTCCCCCGTACGTAACCTCCGCCGATCTACGCTGGCCGGACGCAGCACGACACAGCCCGGCCCAGGACGACGCGGGTCGGTGGAGGGAGCGGAACATGGGCAACGCCGAGGACGCACGAATCCCCGAAGGCGCGGAGGTCCCCGAGGGCGCGGTGGCCCCCGGGGAACAGTGGCTGGGTCCGGTGGTCCGCCGCAGGGAGCAGGTCCAGGCCGGCACGACCGATCAGCGGCTGCTGGACTCCGAGGGCGACTCCGAGTGGGTGCACACCGACCCCTGGCGGGTGATGCGCATCCAGTCGGAGTTCGTCGAGGGCTTCGGCGCCCTCGCGGAGCTGCCGAGCGCGATCAGCGTCTTCGGCTCGGCCCGCACCCCGGCCGGATCGGCGGAGTACGAGGCCGGCGTCCGGATCGGCAAGGCGCTGGTCGACGCGGGCTTCGCGGTGATCACCGGGGGCGGCCCGGGCGCGATGGAGGCCGCCAACAAGGGGGCCCGGGAGGCGAAGGGCGTCTCGGTCGGCCTCGGCATCGAGCTGCCCTTCGAGTCGGGGCTGAACCCGCACGTCGACATCGGCGTCAACTTCCGCTACTTCTTCGTCCGCAAGACGATGTTCGTGAAGTACGCCCAGGGCTTCGTGGTCCTGCCCGGCGGCCTCGGCACCCTGGACGAGCTCTTCGAGGCCCTCACCCTCGTCCAGACCGGCAAGGTCACCCGCTTCCCGATCGTCCTCTTCGGCACGGCCTACTGGGGCGGCCTGGTCGACTGGCTCCGCGAAACGGTGGTCGCCGGCGGCAAGGCCTCGGAGAAGGACCTGCTGCTCTTCCACGTGACGGACGACGTGGACGAAGCGGTGACGCTGGTGACGAAGGAGGTCGGACGGTAACTGCCGTCTCGTCCCCGAGCTCCACGGCCGGTCCGGCGCAACCGAGCCCGTCCGGTGTTCGAGGACACCTTTTCGGCCCGTCCGGCCACCCCCAAGCCCGTCCGGCGATCGAGGACATCTTCTCCAGCCCGTCCGGCGCTTGAGCGGCGGGGCCCAGGGGCAGCGCCCCGGGTCCCGCACGCCGGGCAGCCGGCCGGCCTACGCCAACCCCCGCCGCGCCACCGCCGGAGGCCTGTGCCCCGCGATCGACGCCACCATGTCCAGCACCTGCCGCGTCTCCGCCACCTCATGCACCCGGTACACCCGCGCCCCCAGCCACGCCGACACCGCCGTCGTCGCCAGCGTCCCGATCACCCGTTCCTTCACCGGCCGGTCCAGCGTCTCGCCGACGAAGTCCTTGTTGGACAGCGACACCAGCACCGGCCACCCCGTCTCCGCCATCTCCTCAAGACGACGCGTCGCCTCAAGAGAGTGCCGCGTGTTCTTACCGAAGTCATGCCCCGGGTCAATCATGATCCCGTCCGCCCGCACCCCGAGCTCGACCGCCCGCTCCGCCAGGCCCACCGTCACGCGCAGGATGTCCGCCATGACATCGTCGTACGCGATCCGGTGCGGCCGGGTCCGCGGCTCCGCACCCCCCGCGTGCGTGCACACGAGCCCCGCCCCGTACCGCGCGGCGACCTCCGCGAGCTTCGGGTCGACCCCGCCCCACGCGTCGTTCAGCACATCCGCCCCGGCCTCGCAGACCGCCTCGCCCACATCGTGCCGCCAGGTGTCCACGCTGATCACCACATCCGGGTGGCGGCGGCGGACCTCGGCGACGAACCCCACCGTGCGGCGCGCCTCCTCCTCGGCGCTCACCTCCTCGCCGGGGCCGGCCTTCACCCCGCCGATGTCGATGATCGCGGCGCCCTCGGCCACCGCCTGCTCCACCCGCGCGAGCGCCGGCTCGTCCTGGAACGTCGCGCCCTGGTCGTAGAAGGAGTCCGGGGTCCGGTTCACGATCGCCATGATCACCGGCTCGTGCGGCCCGAATTCCCGCCGCCCCAGCCTGAGTGCACCGCTCCGCATCCCGTACTTCCTCCTCAGATAGCCCGCAGATGGCCCGTCTGCGACCCTAAGGCCTTTCGTGGTCGGCCCCGACTTGTCGGTGCCGCATGGCACGATCGGAGCCGGTCGAGGTTTCCGCCCCCGGGGAGATGCGCGTGTTCTGGTTCTTGCTGCTCACGATGGTCGTGGTCGTTACGGCGGTCACCCTCGCGGTGGTCGGCGGTGGCGGGAGCGCCGTGCTCCAGGACGTGGAGCCCGAGCGGTTCACCGACCCGCTGCCCGCGACCCGCCCGGTCGGCCGGGCGGATGTGGAGGCGCTGCGCCTGCCGATGGCCGCCCGGGGCTACCGGATGGCGGACGTCGACGAGGCGCTCTCCCGGCTCGGCGCCGAGCTGGCCGAGCGGGACGCCCGGATCGCCGAGCTGGAGTCCGCCCTGGCCGGGGCGCAGGCCTCCGCGGTGAGCACGGGCGCCGATCTCTTCAAGCAGCCGGGGGACCGGCCCGCGGAGCCCGGCGACCCGCAGTCCGGCGGCCCGGCCCGCGGCGAGGACGACGGCCGATGAGCGGCGGAGCCGTGGCCGCCCCCGACGGCGGGCTGCGCTGCCCCTGGGGCCTGTCCACCGAGGACTACCTCGCCTACCACGACACCGAGTGGGGCCGCCCGGTCCACGGGGACGACGCCCTCTTCGAGCGGCTCTGCCTGGAGGCCTTCCAGTCCGGGCTCTCCTGGCTGACGATCCTGCGCCGCCGCGAGACCTTCCGTACGGCCTTCGCCGAGTTCAAGATCGCCGAGGTCGCGAAGTTCACCGACGCCGACCGGGAGCGGCTCCTCGCCGACCCGGGCATCATCCGCAACCGGGCCAAGGTCGACGCCACCCTCGCCAACGCGAAGGTGCTCGCCGGCTGGCGGGCCGGCGAGCTGGACGAGCTGATCTGGTCGTACGCCCCCGACCCGGCCGGCCGCCCCGCCCCGCGCGCCCTGGGCGACGTCCCCGCCGTGACCCCGGAGTCCACCGCGCTCGCCAAGGAGCTGAAGAAGCGCTCCATCCGCTTCGTCGGCCCCACCACCGCCTACGCCCTGATGCAGGCGTGCGGCCTCGTCGACGACCACCTCGCCGACTGCGTGGCCCGGGGTGGCGGCTCCCCGGCCGGGTGAACCGCTACTTCCCCAGGTAGAGGGGCTTCTCCTTCTTCAGGAACGCCTCCACCGCGATGGTGTGGTCCTGCGACGCGCCCGCCCGGGTCTGGAGTTCGTCCTCCTTCTCCAGCGTCTCGGCGAGCGTGTGCCCGGCGCCGTACGCCATCGACTCCTTGAGCGCCGCGTACGCCACCGTCGGGCCGTCCGCCAGCGCCCGGGCCACCGCCGCGGCCTCCTCGGCCAGCCTCTCCGCCGGGACCACCCGGTTGACCAGGCCCAGCTCCAGGGCGTCCTGGGCCGAGATCGAACGCGGGAAGAACAGCAGATCGGCGGCGCGGCTCGCCCCGACCAGCCGCGGCAGCGTCCAGGACACGCCCGAGTCGGCGGTCAGGGCGACGCCCGCGAACGAGGTGTTGAACGAGGAGGTGTCGGCGGCCACCCGGTAGTCCGCCGCCAGGGCGAAACCGAACCCGGCCCCGGCCGCGACGCCGTTTACCCCGGCGACCACGGGCTTGGGCATCTCGGTGATGGCCCGCACGATCGGGTTGTAGTGCTCCTGGACCGTGCTCAGCGCGTTCCCGCTGCCCGACTCACGGGTCGCCGTCAGCGTGGCGACGTGCTCCTTGAGGTCCTGTCCGACACAGAAGGCGCGCCCGGTGGCCGTGAGCAGAACCGCCCGTATCGCCGTGTCCGCGGCCGCCGCCCGCAGCGCGTCCCGCAGGGCGACCTTCGCCGCGGTGTTCATGGCGTTCATCGCGTCGGGTCGGTTGATCGTGATCGTCGCGAGACCCTCGCTCACGTCGTACAGCACGGTGCTCGCCTGCTCGTCGGCCATTGCGGTCCCATCCCCTCACTGCTCGGGCATCGTTGCCACTGGAGGCAAGCATGGCCGACGCGGGCCGGTGCGCAGATGTGACCTGCGTCTAACAATTGGCCCTCACCTGGGGCCCCGGGGCGGCGCAGTATCGCAGCCGGATCGCCGAATTGAGTGGTTTTGAGAGAGCGCGTTGCGCAAGCGATGCAGAGCGATGTTGGTCATCGGGGTCGTTGATGCGGGATAATGGCGAAGAAGCAATGTGTTCGATGCCGGTGAGGCAGCGCCTGTCATGGGGCCGCCGGTTGCGATGAGCTGGTTTCAGGAAGGGGAACGAGCATGGCGGCCATGAAGCCGCGGACGGGCGACGGCCCGCTCGAGGTGACAAAGGAGGGGCGGGGCATCGTCATGCGCGTTCCGCTCGAAGGCGGCGGTCGGCTTGTTGTCGAGCTGACTCCGGACGAGGCCGATGCCCTCGGCGACGCGCTGAAGAAGGTCGTCGGCTGACGCGGAACGCCCATCACCTTCACCACTGCCCGGTACGGATCTCCGTACCGGGCAGTGGTGCGTTCACCGGCGTCGCTCCGGGTGCGGGGTCAGCCGCGCCGGACCGCGCCCGGGCTCGGGGTCAGCCGCGCCGGACCGCGCAGAGCAGCCCGTCGCCGACCGGCAGCAGCGTCGGCATCAGTTCCTGGCTCTCGCGCACCGCGCGCAGCAGCTCCCGCAGCCGCAGCACCTCGGCGGGCTGGGCGGCGGAGTCGACGGTGCGGCCGTCGGCGAAGACGCCCTCGAAGCAGACCAGCCCGCCGGGGCGCAGCAGGCGCAACGATTCAGCCAGGCAGTCGAGGCTCTCCAGCCGGTCGCCGTCGCAGAAGACGAGGTCGTAGCCGCCGTCCGCGAGCCGGGGCAGGACGTCCAGCGCGCGGCCGGGGATGAAACGGGACCGGTTGGAGGCGAAGCCCGCCTCGCGGAACGCCTCCCGGGCGAACTGCTGGCGCTCGGGCTCCGGGTCCACCGTGGTCAGCACACCGTCGGGACGCATCCCGTGCAGCAGATAGATGCCGGACACGCCCGTGCCCGTGCCGATCTCCGCCACCGCTTTGGCATCCGCGGCGCCGGCCA
This DNA window, taken from Streptomyces griseus subsp. griseus, encodes the following:
- a CDS encoding DUF3117 domain-containing protein; translation: MAAMKPRTGDGPLEVTKEGRGIVMRVPLEGGGRLVVELTPDEADALGDALKKVVG
- a CDS encoding O-methyltransferase, whose product is MRQLRGQERVITANRQTSWAFADAFVAEDEALHRARERARELGLRSVSPGTGAALRLLAGAADAKAVAEIGTGTGVSGIYLLHGMRPDGVLTTVDPEPERQQFAREAFREAGFASNRSRFIPGRALDVLPRLADGGYDLVFCDGDRLESLDCLAESLRLLRPGGLVCFEGVFADGRTVDSAAQPAEVLRLRELLRAVRESQELMPTLLPVGDGLLCAVRRG